In Phalacrocorax aristotelis chromosome 6, bGulAri2.1, whole genome shotgun sequence, one DNA window encodes the following:
- the LOC142058244 gene encoding uncharacterized protein LOC142058244, whose protein sequence is MCWRAASKWAIAANCYRENKLTQARSGRPLFAGRSAPLRASPAAADADAAADAVVADAAAAAAPPPARPAALEAPVPASAGRGACAPLRPCGGAERPAERCGATNSAEQEETSALLADKASHGVVTGAARPGAPAPRPWLCLSAAAFPPGKVARARTPEPVSLCQAFGAFGLGSRLLLEEETQGSVAWQVPARPGSPCSSLSPPERAARGTAQPRSQLENKVRPG, encoded by the exons ATGTGCTGGAGGGCCGCCAGCAAGTGGGCAATTGCTGCAAACTGTTATCGCGAAAATAAGTTAACGCAAG CGCGGAGCGGCCGCCCTTTGTTCGCCGGGCGAtccgcgccgctccgcgccagccccgccgccgccgatgcagatgcagcagcagatgcagtAGTAgcagatgcagcagcagcagcagccccgccgcccgcccgccctgcCGCCCTGGAGGCGCCGGTACCTGCGTCCGCTGGCCGCGGAGCCTGCGCGCCGCTGCGCCCCTGCGGCGGTGCGGAGCGTCCGGCGGAGCGGTGCGGCGCGACTAACAGCGCCGAGCAGGAGGAAACG AGCGCACTTCTCGCAGACAAAGCATCCCACGGCGTCGTCACCGGCGCTGCCCGTCCAGGCGCCCCGGCGCCCCGGCCCTGGCTTTGCCTCTCCGCGGCCGCTTTTCCCCCCGGGAAGGTGGCGAGGGCTCGGACTCCGGAACCGGTGTCGCTCTGCCAGGCTTTTGGGGCATTTGGGCTCGGCAGCCGTCtcctgctggaggaggaaaCGCAAGGGAGCGTGGCCTGGCAGGTGCCTGCGAGACCGGGAtctccctgctcttccctgtCTCCTCCCGAAAGAGCAGCCCGCGGCACCGCTCAGCCGCGCTCGCAGCTGGAGAACAAAGTACGGCCGGGGTGA